The Linepithema humile isolate Giens D197 chromosome 2, Lhum_UNIL_v1.0, whole genome shotgun sequence genome has a segment encoding these proteins:
- the LOC105671164 gene encoding chymotrypsin-2, whose protein sequence is MRQLACILIAFAVAGVYAEEPERIVNGIPTTVQENPQAISIRVQNNHFCGGVIIAPRFILTAGHCVLPLLTDSSLRNSLTVVTGTTYLNSGGKAHKVSRMFLHERYDRNARGRPNGYDIGLLELSAPIEFSIVQQAIKLPSRELVQGEDVTVVAWGAMGFRKPVHNNLQKLNAKCLSAAGCRTYHQRTGMPVSDLEFCTLISQGTGTCNGDSGSGVVRNSDRTVVGLVSGGLPCALGYPDVYTSVYPFVGWIRQKMAS, encoded by the exons ATGAGGCAACTAGCGTGCATCTTAATCGCCTTTGCGGTCGCTG GAGTTTATGCGGAGGAGCCGGAAAGAATTGTAAATGGAATACCCACCACTGTGCAGGAGAATCCGCAAGCAATCTCCATTAGAGTTCAAAACAACCATTTTTGCGGTGGTGTCATAATTGCCCCGCGTTTCATTCTTACTGCCGGACATTGCGTGTTACCTTTACTAACTGACTCTTCTTTGAGGAATAGTTTAACCGTTGTTACTGGCACAACCTATCTCAATTCCGGTGGAAAAGCTCATAAAGTGTCAAGAATGTTCCTCCACGAGAGATACGATAGAAACGCCAGGGGTAGACCCAACGGTTACGACATCGGTCTGCTTGAG ctTTCCGCGCCTATCGAATTCTCGATAGTTCAACAAGCAATTAAACTTCCGTCGAGAGAACTGGTGCAAGGTGAAGATGTTACGGTAGTTGCCTGGGGTGCTATGGGTTTCAGAAAACCTGTGCATAACAACTTACAGAAATTGAATGCGAAATGCTTATCTGCTGCGGGATGCAGAACTTATCATCAACGCACGGGAATGCCCGTTAGTGACTTGGAGTTCTGTACTCTCATCAGTCAAGGAACTGGAACGTGCAAT GGTGACAGTGGTAGCGGAGTGGTTCGAAACAGCGATAGAACGGTTGTTGGTCTGGTCTCTGGTGGTCTCCCATGCGCTCTGGGTTACCCAGATGTATACACTAGTGTCTATCCATTCGTCGGTTGGATCAGACAAAAGATGGCGAGTTAA
- the LOC105671169 gene encoding chymotrypsin-2 gives MLAMLQLAWISIFIAISGINAKIAQNDCDVEQLSIVSIRKNGRHVCSGAIIDEYHVVTSDRCVPSFPHVWNVMNDIAVVSGTCTLKPSGIRILTKEMFSQNHYLNPTENPFVSGLGVLRLFRPLHFGEKVQPIPLSETEVPLDAKLQMVGWMMADREGKKTANLKSVTLKTIDSKKCQSFHKKTLTDSEFCTQPESESDFCKGDRGSPLIYEGKLVGVSTYGVSCDANPIPDVHPIISKNLEYLYNITRT, from the exons ATGCTCGCAATGTTGCAACTCGCGTGGATTTCCATTTTCATCGCCATTAGtg GTATCAATGCTAAGATAGCGCAAAATGATTGTGATGTTGAGCAGCTATCCATTGTATCAATTAGAAAGAATGGTAGACACGTTTGTTCTGGCGCTATAATTGATGAGTATCACGTTGTCACATCGGACCGATGTGTCCCATCATTTCCACATGTCTGGAACGTTATGAATGATATAGCTGTGGTTAGCGGCACGTGCACTCTCAAACCCAGCGGTATTCGTATTTTAACCAAAGAAATGTTCTCACAAAATCACTATCTCAATCCGACTGAAAATCCCTTTGTGAGCGGCCTTGGTGTGCTTAGg CTCTTTCGACCACTTCATTTCGGAGAGAAAGTGCAGCCGATTCCACTGTCTGAAACGGAAGTACCGTTGGATGCAAAACTACAAATGGTTGGATGGATGATGGCTGATCGTGAAGGAAAGAAAACTGCCAATTTGAAGAGCGTCACGTTAAAAACGATAGATTCTAAAAAATGCCAGTCGTTCCACAAGAAAACTCTCACTGACTCGGAATTCTGCACTCAACCGGAGTCCGAAAGCGATTTTTGCAAG GGTGACAGAGGCAGCCCTCTGATATACGAAGGCAAACTTGTCGGTGTATCTACTTATGGTGTTTCATGCGATGCCAATCCAATTCCGGATGTCCATCCTATTATAAGTAAAAACCTCGAATATCTTTACAACATTACAAGAACGTAA
- the LOC105671158 gene encoding odorant receptor 43a-like, with the protein MACDMNTNKLSGYADFEWAVQLNRFSLKIIGLWPEETGSSQEKLFSNLRFLCVIIVITCVCTTPSLYLLLKVWGDMMAMIDNILFTLPLLSLSMKLFIMWWKKETLSSLMTMIVHDWVKSKSRDERDIMMRRAQNARLIITFSYIITGLSVTVLIVTSIFGYTVRHVTNVTNASRPLPLQAYYIYDTSVSPQFELTFFIQCIALLMIGLSYPGTDNFLGLLIFHICGQLENLTNRLYRMRKSTNFIAALRNNVMDHIRLLRSVAMIEDTFTLTLLQLFLYFGIMFCTYGFLVVTVIFEEKNVSLKRAIFLISVICTAFTNMCLYCAAGELLVIKYEKIYNAVYECKWYTLETAEAKSLIFLLLRTNKPLYITAGKILPMTMSTFCSILKTSGGYISVLLANRN; encoded by the exons ATGGCCTGCGATATGAATACTAATAAACTCTCGGGATACGCAG ATTTTGAGTGGGCGGTTCAACTAAATCGTTTCAGCTTGAAAATAATCGGTCTTTGGCCGGAAGAAACTGGCAGCTCACAAGAGAAGCTGTTTTcaaatttacgatttttatGCGTCATCATCGTCATCACTTGCGTCTGTACTACTCCTTCGTTATATTTGCTACTGAAAGTTTGGGGTGACATGATGGCAATGAtagacaatattttattcactttaCCTTTATTGTCGCTCTCCATGAAACTATTCATTATGTGGTGGAAGAAAGAAA CATTGTCGTCATTAATGACCATGATCGTTCATGACTGGGTCAAATCAAAATCCCGCGACGAGCGAGACATTATGATGCGTCGTGCTCAAAACGCTCGTCTAATTATCACGTTCAGCTATATCATAACGGGATTATCAGTAACAGTTTTGATAGTTACTTCCATCTTTGGGTATACCGTAAGACATGTAACAAACGTCACCAATGCTAGCAGGCCATTACCACTACAAGCATATTATATCTATGATACATCCGTCAGCCCGCAGTTTgaacttacattttttattcaatgcaTCGCCCTATTGATGATTGGGCTTTCTTACCCGGGTACTGATAATTTCCTCGGACTTCTCATCTTTCATATTTGTGGCCAATTGGAAAATTTAACAAACCGCTTGTATCGGATGCGCAAATCCACGAACTTCATCGCGGCTCTGAGAAACAATGTCATGGATCATATACGGCTTCTCAG atCTGTTGCAATGATCGAAGATACCTTCACATTAACGCtgttacaattatttctttatttcggtATTATGTTTTGTACTTACGGATTTCTTGTCGTTACA GTAATCTTCGAAGAGAAAAATGTGTCTCTCAAAAGAGCAATATTTCTTATCTCAGTAATTTGTACTGCATTTACTAATATGTGTCTCTATTGTGCTGCTGGCGAATTACTAGTAATAAAG tacgAAAAGATTTACAACGCGGTGTACGAATGCAAATGGTATACTTTGGAAACAGCGGAAGCAAAGagtctaatttttttactgcTTCGCACAAACAAACCTCTCTACATTACAGCTGGGAAAATCTTACCTATGACGATGTCTACATTCTGCAGT atattaaaaacgtcGGGTGGGTATATATCAGTTTTACTCGCAAATCGGAATTAA
- the LOC105671157 gene encoding odorant receptor 10-like — protein sequence METSKYLEYQDFEWAVKLNRYCLEIAGLWPKSDLTAWNKVMCNLRTLLVFFSILFGLLIPMTHSLIKISGDIILIIDNLQFTLPIISTMLKIAIFWWKKEAVISIMDMIANDWRTPKTPWEKMKMITRAQTARTITKFAYCLVGGNSFALILMPVCNLSVRYITNITDPGRLLPLQTHYIYDTTKSPHYELTFISQSICLFLCMIHYIGIDSFFSFLVLHICGQLDILRNRILHLEIINYAYNLKMCVTDHTRLLRSIVLVEHIFNIMMLALFLYFGILFSFYGFLILNLSEGGNDLSIFRAAYLICIIINFVCHSCVYCAVGEILLSQCKHIHYAVYSNKWYNLEPRNSRNMILLMVRTNEPVYLTAGRLFPLTMSTFCNLLKTSASYISVLLTTKQ from the exons ATGGaaacttcaaaatatttagaatatcaAG ATTTCGAATGGgcagtaaaattaaatcgatattGTCTAGAAATAGCAGGGCTTTGGCCTAAATCTGATTTAACTGCATGGAATAAAGTTATGTGTAATTTACGTACGCTTCTGGTTTTCTTTAGTATACTTTTTGGTCTTTTAATACCTATGACACATTCACTGATAAAAATTAGTGGAGAcatcatattaataatagacaATCTACAGTTTACTTTACCAATCATTTCCactatgttaaaaattgcaattttttggtGGAAAAAAGAAG CTGTTATATCTATAATGGATATGATCGCGAACGATTGGAGAACACCGAAAACTCCATGGGAAAAAATGAAGATGATTACACGAGCACAGACTGCTCGTACAATTACTAAGTTTGCATATTGCTTAGTGGGAGGAAATTCCTTTGCTTTGATTCTTATGCCTGTTTGTAATCTTTCAGTGagatatataacaaatattactgATCCAGGCAGACTATTACCACTACAAACGCATTACATCTATGATACAACTAAAAGTCCACATTATGagttaacatttatttctcaaagtatatgtttgtttttatGCATGATACATTACATAGGTATTGAtagtttttttagtttcttggTACTTCATATCTGTGGTCAATTGGACATACTAAGAAATCGCATTCTACatttggaaataataaattatgcttacaatttgaaaatgtGTGTGACGGATCATACGCGACTACTCAG AAGTATCGTTCTCGTagaacatatatttaatattatgatgcttgcattatttttatactttggtattcttttttccttttatggatttcttattttaaat CTTTCGGAGGGTGGAAATGACTTATCGATTTTTCGTGCGGCATATctcatatgtattataatcaatttcgTTTGTCACTCGTGCGTTTATTGCGCTGTcggtgaaattttattatcgcaa tgCAAACATATCCATTATGCtgtatattctaataaatGGTATAATCTGGAACCACGAAATTCACGGAATATGATTCTTTTAATGGTCAGAACAAATGAACCTGTTTATCTTACTGCCGGTAGACTGTTTCCTTTAACAATGTCTACATTTTGCAAC cTATTAAAAACATCTGCTAgttatatttctgttttacttACAACAAAACAATAA
- the LOC105671156 gene encoding odorant receptor 43a-like isoform X1, giving the protein MACDMSTNELSGYADFEWAVQLNRFSLKMIGLWPKETGSSQEKLFSNLRFSCVIIVITCVCTTPSLYLLLKVWGDMMAMIDNILFTLPLLSLTMKLFIMWWKKETLSSLMTMIVHDWVKSKSRDERDIMMRRAQDARLIITFSYIVMGLSLTILIVTSIFGYTLRHVTNVTDASRPLPLQAFYIYDISVSPQFELTFFIQCITLLMVALSYTGTDNFLGLLIFHICGQLENLTNRLYRMRKSTNFIAALRNNVMDHIRLIRSVAMIEDTFTLTLLQLFLYFGIMFCIYGFLVVTVIFEEKNVSLKRVIFLILVICTAFTHMCLYCAAGELLVMKYEKVYNAVCECKWYTLETAEAKSLIFLLLRTNKPLYITAGKILPMTMSTFCSILKTSGGYISVLLANRN; this is encoded by the exons GAAACTGGCAGCTCACAAGAGAAGCTGTTTTCAAATTTACGATTTTCATGCGTCATCATCGTCATCACTTGCGTCTGTACTACTCCTTCGTTATATTTGCTACTGAAAGTTTGGGGTGACATGATGGCAATGAtagacaatattttatttactttaccTTTATTGTCGCTCACCATGAAACTGTTCATTATGTGGTGGAAGAAAGAAA CATTGTCGTCATTAATGACCATGATCGTTCATGACTGGGTCAAATCAAAATCCCGCGACGAGCGAGACATTATGATGCGTCGTGCTCAAGACGCTCGTCTAATTATCACGTTCAGCTATATCGTAATGGGTTTATCACTGACAATTTTGATAGTTACTTCCATCTTTGGGTATACCTTAAGGCATGTAACAAACGTCACCGATGCTAGCAGGCCATTGCCACTACAGGCATTTTATATCTATGATATATCCGTCAGCCCGCAGTTTgaacttacattttttattcaatgcaTCACTCTATTGATGGTTGCGCTTTCTTACACTGGTACTGATAATTTCCTCGGACTTCTCATCTTTCATATTTGTGGCCAATTGGAAAATTTAACAAACCGCTTGTATCGGATGCGCAAATCCACAAACTTCATCGCGGCTCTGAGAAACAATGTCATGGATCATATACGGCTTATCAG atCTGTTGCAATGATCGAAGATACCTTCACATTAACGCtgttacaattatttctttatttcggtATTATGTTTTGTATTTACGGATTTCTTGTCGTTACA GTAatctttgaagaaaaaaatgtttctctcAAAAGagtaatatttcttatcttaGTAATTTGTACTGCATTTACTCATATGTGTCTCTATTGTGCTGCTGGCGAATTACTAGTAATGAAG tatgAAAAGGTTTACAACGCGGTGTGCGAATGCAAATGGTATACTTTGGAAACAGCGGAAGCAAAAAgtctaatttttttgctgCTTCGCACAAACAAACCACTCTACATTACAGCTGGGAAAATCTTACCTATGACAATGTCTACATTTTGCAGT atattaaaaacgtcGGGTGGGTATATATCAGTTTTACTCGCAAATCggaattaa
- the LOC105671156 gene encoding odorant receptor 43a-like isoform X2 has translation MACDMSTNELSGYADFEWAVQLNRFSLKMIGLWPKETGSSQEKLFSNLRFSCVIIVITCVCTTPSLYLLLKVWGDMMAMIDNILFTLPLLSLTMKLFIMWWKKETLSSLMTMIVHDWVKSKSRDERDIMMRRAQDARLIITFSYIVMGLSLTILIVTSIFGYTLSPQFELTFFIQCITLLMVALSYTGTDNFLGLLIFHICGQLENLTNRLYRMRKSTNFIAALRNNVMDHIRLIRSVAMIEDTFTLTLLQLFLYFGIMFCIYGFLVVTVIFEEKNVSLKRVIFLILVICTAFTHMCLYCAAGELLVMKYEKVYNAVCECKWYTLETAEAKSLIFLLLRTNKPLYITAGKILPMTMSTFCSILKTSGGYISVLLANRN, from the exons GAAACTGGCAGCTCACAAGAGAAGCTGTTTTCAAATTTACGATTTTCATGCGTCATCATCGTCATCACTTGCGTCTGTACTACTCCTTCGTTATATTTGCTACTGAAAGTTTGGGGTGACATGATGGCAATGAtagacaatattttatttactttaccTTTATTGTCGCTCACCATGAAACTGTTCATTATGTGGTGGAAGAAAGAAA CATTGTCGTCATTAATGACCATGATCGTTCATGACTGGGTCAAATCAAAATCCCGCGACGAGCGAGACATTATGATGCGTCGTGCTCAAGACGCTCGTCTAATTATCACGTTCAGCTATATCGTAATGGGTTTATCACTGACAATTTTGATAGTTACTTCCATCTTTGGGTATACCTTAAG CCCGCAGTTTgaacttacattttttattcaatgcaTCACTCTATTGATGGTTGCGCTTTCTTACACTGGTACTGATAATTTCCTCGGACTTCTCATCTTTCATATTTGTGGCCAATTGGAAAATTTAACAAACCGCTTGTATCGGATGCGCAAATCCACAAACTTCATCGCGGCTCTGAGAAACAATGTCATGGATCATATACGGCTTATCAG atCTGTTGCAATGATCGAAGATACCTTCACATTAACGCtgttacaattatttctttatttcggtATTATGTTTTGTATTTACGGATTTCTTGTCGTTACA GTAatctttgaagaaaaaaatgtttctctcAAAAGagtaatatttcttatcttaGTAATTTGTACTGCATTTACTCATATGTGTCTCTATTGTGCTGCTGGCGAATTACTAGTAATGAAG tatgAAAAGGTTTACAACGCGGTGTGCGAATGCAAATGGTATACTTTGGAAACAGCGGAAGCAAAAAgtctaatttttttgctgCTTCGCACAAACAAACCACTCTACATTACAGCTGGGAAAATCTTACCTATGACAATGTCTACATTTTGCAGT atattaaaaacgtcGGGTGGGTATATATCAGTTTTACTCGCAAATCggaattaa